One window of the Paenibacillus beijingensis genome contains the following:
- a CDS encoding NAD(P)H-dependent flavin oxidoreductase yields the protein MLKTELTHTLKIRYPIFQAPMAGGPTTPDLIAAVSNAGGLGNLGAGYLTPEQLRSTIQEIRQLTDRPFGVNLFVPEQPIESEETIRQMTDHLNKYRVKLGIAQNPLIQKISDSFEEQVQVLLEENIPVFSFTFGIPPQDVIQAMKQRGTVVIGTATTVEEAKQLEVAGVDAIVAQGSEAGGHRGTFLNNIVDSQIGTLALVPQIVDHVSIPVIASGGIMDGRGLVASLTLGAAAVQMGTAFLACPESGAHAAHKQKILSENEDTTVITRAYSGKVARGIRTEFMNDMHHYPGTIPSYPIQHEMTKDIRQAAAKANNPEYMSLWAGQGLRLASDDNAAAIVKRTINEASVLVKRISILGMVDDLGSS from the coding sequence ATGCTTAAGACTGAGTTAACACATACCCTCAAAATTCGTTACCCGATATTCCAAGCACCGATGGCAGGCGGTCCAACCACTCCCGACTTAATAGCAGCAGTTTCAAACGCCGGGGGTCTGGGCAACCTAGGCGCCGGATATTTGACACCGGAACAACTCCGCAGCACTATCCAAGAGATCAGACAATTAACGGATCGGCCGTTTGGAGTCAACTTGTTTGTTCCGGAGCAACCAATCGAATCGGAAGAAACGATCCGCCAAATGACAGATCACCTCAATAAATATCGCGTTAAACTTGGCATTGCACAAAATCCATTGATCCAGAAGATTTCAGATTCGTTCGAGGAGCAGGTGCAAGTATTGCTGGAAGAGAATATTCCAGTTTTTAGTTTCACCTTTGGCATACCGCCGCAAGACGTGATCCAAGCCATGAAACAGCGTGGAACTGTCGTAATAGGAACTGCGACTACAGTTGAGGAAGCCAAACAATTGGAAGTTGCTGGCGTAGATGCAATTGTGGCACAGGGAAGTGAAGCGGGAGGACACCGAGGCACATTTCTGAATAACATTGTGGACTCTCAGATTGGCACCCTGGCTCTTGTTCCGCAGATTGTAGATCATGTGTCGATTCCGGTCATCGCATCGGGAGGTATCATGGACGGACGGGGCCTTGTAGCAAGCCTGACATTAGGAGCAGCGGCTGTACAAATGGGAACTGCCTTTTTGGCGTGTCCTGAAAGCGGCGCTCATGCAGCGCACAAACAGAAGATCCTTTCGGAAAACGAGGATACTACTGTAATTACACGCGCTTACTCGGGTAAAGTCGCAAGAGGCATTCGTACTGAATTTATGAATGACATGCATCATTATCCCGGAACAATTCCGTCCTACCCCATTCAACATGAAATGACAAAAGACATACGCCAGGCAGCTGCAAAAGCGAATAACCCTGAATATATGTCCCTCTGGGCGGGTCAAGGTCTTCGGCTAGCCAGCGATGACAATGCCGCTGCGATTGTCAAACGGACCATCAACGAAGCAAGTGTTCTTGTCAAAAGGATCTCTATTCTTGGAATGGTTGACGACCTCGGATCATCGTGA
- a CDS encoding cytochrome (ubi)quinol oxidase subunit III, giving the protein MSAHPHPEGKLPHEPERATLEGRNKVLGFWLFLGGETVLFGTLFSTFLALRGQVGEGNPTSHELFNLAMVAVATLILLTSSLTSVFAIQAMHKERVKAMIGWLIVTVVFGLLFLGLEIYEFAEYAAEGHRFSTSAFSSSFYTLVGFHGAHVAFGVIWISILVGQIVKKGLTVVTAPKIYVAGMYWHFIDVVWVFIFTVVYLMGKVG; this is encoded by the coding sequence ATGAGCGCGCATCCGCACCCGGAAGGGAAGCTTCCGCATGAGCCGGAGCGGGCAACGCTGGAAGGCCGCAACAAGGTGCTTGGCTTCTGGCTGTTCCTCGGCGGAGAAACCGTGTTGTTCGGCACGCTGTTCTCGACATTTCTGGCACTGCGCGGCCAGGTGGGCGAAGGAAATCCGACCTCGCACGAGCTGTTCAACCTGGCAATGGTCGCTGTCGCCACATTGATCCTGCTCACATCCAGTTTGACGAGCGTGTTCGCCATTCAGGCGATGCACAAGGAGCGCGTGAAGGCGATGATTGGCTGGCTGATCGTCACGGTTGTGTTCGGGCTCCTTTTTCTCGGGCTGGAAATTTACGAATTCGCCGAATATGCCGCAGAAGGCCACCGTTTCAGTACGAGCGCCTTCAGCTCCTCTTTCTATACGCTGGTCGGCTTCCACGGCGCTCACGTCGCGTTCGGCGTCATCTGGATATCGATTCTGGTCGGTCAAATCGTCAAAAAAGGGCTGACCGTCGTCACCGCCCCTAAAATTTATGTAGCCGGCATGTACTGGCACTTTATCGATGTTGTGTGGGTATTTATTTTTACGGTTGTGTACTTGATGGGAAAGGTGGGCTAA
- the ctaD gene encoding cytochrome c oxidase subunit I, which produces MAHEVPVKRYRGLMDWLTTVDHKKIGILYLIAGGFFFLVGGFEALLIRIQLWKPMNDFVGADNYNELLTMHGTTMIFLAAMPMLFALMNAIVPLQIGARDVAFPFVNALGFWTFFFGGLLLNLSWFTGGAPDAGWTSYLPLAGPTYNLDHGVDYYVIGLQIAGIGTLIGGINFLVTIINMRAPGMTFMRMPMFTWTAFITSALILFAFPALTVGLVALMFDRLFQANFFEAAGGGNAVLWEHIFWIFGHPEVYILILPAFGVISEVVSTFSRKRLFGYSTMVFATVLIGFLGFMVWVHHMFTTGLGPVANALFSIATMLIAVPTGIKIFNWIFTLWGGSIRFTTANLFAVGFVPTFVMGGVTGVMLAAAPADFQYHDSYFVVAHFHYVIVGGLILGIFAGLHYWWPKMFGRMLSERLGKLTFWTFFIGFHLTFFVQHFLGLLGMPRRVYTYLDGYDFNELNLISTIGAFLMAFGTICFLVNIVVSFRKPADAADDPWEDGRTLEWSIPSPAPEYNFAQTPLVRGYDALWKEKMEGHGTMSPAEPAGPIHMPSPSILPLLMSVGLFISGLGFMYADNDWPNPFFSQLFGTHIVAVLGLAVTLGCMLIRSLKDDPGFHIDPEEPQLKGVKA; this is translated from the coding sequence TTGGCTCACGAAGTACCGGTCAAACGTTACCGCGGTCTGATGGATTGGCTCACAACGGTTGACCATAAAAAAATCGGGATTCTGTATTTGATTGCCGGCGGCTTCTTCTTCCTTGTCGGCGGCTTTGAAGCGCTGCTGATCCGGATTCAGCTGTGGAAGCCGATGAACGATTTCGTCGGTGCGGATAATTACAACGAGCTGCTGACGATGCACGGGACGACGATGATTTTTTTGGCGGCGATGCCGATGCTGTTCGCGCTTATGAACGCCATCGTTCCGCTGCAGATCGGCGCCCGCGACGTCGCGTTCCCGTTCGTGAACGCGCTCGGCTTCTGGACCTTCTTTTTCGGCGGCTTACTGCTCAATCTGAGCTGGTTCACGGGAGGCGCTCCCGATGCGGGCTGGACGTCTTATCTGCCGCTTGCCGGTCCGACCTACAACCTCGATCACGGCGTCGATTATTATGTGATCGGCCTGCAGATTGCCGGCATCGGGACGCTGATCGGCGGCATTAACTTTCTGGTCACGATTATTAACATGCGCGCCCCGGGGATGACCTTCATGCGGATGCCGATGTTCACCTGGACCGCGTTTATTACCTCGGCGCTGATCTTGTTCGCGTTCCCGGCGCTGACGGTCGGACTGGTCGCGCTGATGTTCGACAGGCTGTTTCAGGCCAACTTTTTCGAAGCGGCGGGCGGCGGCAATGCCGTTCTGTGGGAGCATATTTTCTGGATATTCGGACATCCTGAAGTTTACATCCTTATATTGCCGGCTTTTGGCGTCATTTCCGAAGTCGTCAGCACGTTTTCGCGCAAGCGTCTGTTCGGCTACAGCACGATGGTATTCGCAACGGTGCTGATCGGCTTTCTCGGCTTCATGGTCTGGGTTCATCATATGTTCACGACCGGCCTTGGACCGGTGGCCAATGCGCTGTTCTCGATCGCAACGATGCTCATTGCGGTGCCGACCGGCATTAAAATTTTCAACTGGATCTTTACGCTGTGGGGTGGCTCGATTCGCTTCACAACCGCCAACCTGTTTGCCGTCGGTTTCGTGCCGACCTTCGTCATGGGCGGGGTAACGGGCGTTATGCTGGCGGCGGCTCCGGCCGACTTCCAATATCACGACTCCTACTTCGTCGTTGCCCATTTCCATTACGTAATCGTCGGCGGCCTAATCCTCGGCATTTTCGCGGGCCTTCATTACTGGTGGCCAAAAATGTTCGGGCGCATGCTCAGCGAGCGGCTCGGCAAGCTGACGTTCTGGACGTTCTTCATCGGCTTCCATCTGACCTTCTTCGTCCAGCATTTCCTCGGTCTGCTCGGAATGCCGCGCCGGGTGTATACGTATCTCGACGGTTACGACTTCAACGAATTGAATCTGATCAGCACGATCGGCGCCTTCCTGATGGCTTTCGGCACCATTTGCTTTCTTGTCAATATTGTCGTCAGTTTCCGCAAGCCGGCCGATGCGGCGGACGACCCGTGGGAAGACGGCCGGACGCTGGAGTGGTCCATCCCGTCTCCGGCCCCGGAATACAACTTTGCGCAGACGCCGCTCGTTCGCGGTTACGACGCTTTATGGAAAGAGAAAATGGAAGGCCATGGAACGATGTCTCCGGCCGAGCCGGCAGGACCGATCCATATGCCTTCGCCGTCGATATTGCCGCTCCTCATGTCGGTCGGATTGTTCATCAGCGGCCTCGGATTTATGTATGCGGACAACGATTGGCCAAATCCATTTTTTTCGCAGCTGTTCGGTACTCATATAGTGGCGGTGCTCGGCCTTGCGGTGACGCTTGGGTGCATGCTGATCCGCTCGCTGAAGGACGACCCCGGCTTCCATATCGATCCGGAAGAGCCGCAGCTGAAGGGGGTGAAGGCATGA
- a CDS encoding ABC transporter ATP-binding protein — MKPLIVDQITKQYGDKTAVNGISFEVEQGEIYGLLGANGAGKTTTMRMVLGLIFPDEGKVLYNGKPYGKEQLRMLGYLPEERGLYPKVKVSEQLLYLAKLRGMTAKDADSSLKRWLERFEVPEYYNKRVEELSKGNQQKIQFIASIIHNPRIVILDEAFSGLDPVNVELLKATVKELRDNGTTILFSTHRMEHVEELCRNITILHRSNAVLKGSLKEIKKSFPRERVLLAADGDVSGLDALPGVRRVQRHEYGYEIFIENESAARGILEYAMAQGGVDRFQVMEPTLNEIFIKTVGDTRE, encoded by the coding sequence GTGAAGCCTTTAATTGTCGATCAGATTACGAAGCAGTACGGAGACAAAACCGCCGTCAACGGCATCAGCTTTGAAGTGGAGCAGGGCGAAATTTACGGCCTGCTCGGCGCGAACGGAGCGGGCAAAACGACGACGATGCGGATGGTGCTCGGACTTATTTTTCCCGATGAAGGAAAGGTGCTCTACAACGGCAAGCCATACGGCAAGGAGCAGCTGCGGATGCTGGGGTATTTGCCGGAGGAACGCGGATTGTATCCGAAAGTGAAAGTGAGCGAGCAGCTGCTGTACCTCGCGAAGTTGCGCGGCATGACGGCCAAAGATGCGGACAGCAGCTTGAAGCGGTGGCTGGAGAGGTTCGAGGTTCCGGAATATTACAACAAAAGAGTGGAGGAGCTATCCAAGGGCAACCAGCAAAAAATCCAGTTTATCGCTTCTATAATCCACAATCCGCGCATCGTTATTTTGGATGAAGCATTCAGCGGCCTGGACCCGGTCAATGTGGAGCTGCTCAAAGCGACCGTCAAGGAACTGCGGGACAATGGAACGACGATTCTGTTCTCGACCCACCGGATGGAGCATGTCGAGGAATTGTGCCGGAACATTACGATTTTGCACCGCTCGAACGCCGTTTTGAAGGGCAGCTTGAAAGAAATCAAGAAATCGTTCCCGAGAGAGCGGGTACTGCTCGCGGCAGACGGCGATGTAAGCGGGCTGGATGCGCTCCCGGGCGTCCGCAGGGTACAGAGGCACGAGTACGGCTATGAAATTTTCATCGAAAACGAATCGGCGGCGCGCGGTATTCTGGAATATGCGATGGCGCAAGGCGGAGTGGACCGGTTCCAGGTGATGGAGCCTACGCTGAACGAAATTTTTATTAAGACGGTAGGTGATACTCGTGAATGA
- the ctaG gene encoding cytochrome c oxidase assembly factor CtaG codes for MLGLQYFGFEALWSPPLLFGAIALVIGYYYLIGPWRLKRFPEEARATALQQTMFGSGVALLYAAQGGPLNLLGHLMFTFHMLDMSLSYLIAPPLVLLGVPGYIWRFVFSHRGWRPFRWLTHPILTLVAFNMLFSIYHVPLVHDYVMTHFTLHRLFYLVLLVAAFLMWWQITCPVPEWNRLNGLRKMAFVFASGMLLTPACALIIFAGSPMYAVYNDPQVWAKAMGYCVSGDPSQLLKTLGGPSVFSLFSPLEDQQLGGIVMKLIQEVMFGAILAYVFFHWYKKEHADSDTDLPNAGQAGAP; via the coding sequence ATGCTGGGACTGCAATATTTCGGGTTCGAAGCTTTATGGAGTCCGCCGCTTCTCTTCGGAGCGATCGCGCTGGTCATCGGATATTATTATTTGATCGGCCCGTGGCGGTTGAAACGGTTTCCCGAAGAAGCGAGAGCAACCGCTTTGCAGCAGACCATGTTCGGCAGCGGCGTTGCGCTGCTCTATGCGGCGCAGGGCGGTCCGCTCAATCTGCTCGGCCATCTGATGTTTACGTTTCATATGCTGGATATGTCGCTATCGTATCTGATCGCCCCGCCGCTCGTGCTGCTCGGCGTACCGGGTTATATATGGCGGTTCGTTTTTTCGCATCGGGGGTGGCGTCCCTTCCGCTGGCTGACGCATCCGATTTTGACGCTGGTCGCCTTCAATATGCTGTTCTCCATCTACCATGTGCCGCTCGTGCACGATTACGTGATGACGCACTTTACGCTGCACCGTTTGTTCTATCTGGTGCTGCTGGTCGCGGCGTTCCTGATGTGGTGGCAGATTACGTGCCCGGTCCCGGAATGGAACCGGCTGAACGGCTTGCGCAAAATGGCGTTTGTGTTCGCGAGCGGCATGCTGCTGACGCCGGCCTGCGCCCTCATCATATTCGCGGGTTCGCCGATGTACGCCGTGTACAACGATCCGCAAGTGTGGGCGAAGGCGATGGGCTACTGCGTGTCGGGCGATCCTTCGCAGCTGCTGAAGACGTTAGGCGGACCTTCGGTCTTCAGTCTGTTCAGTCCGCTTGAGGACCAACAGCTGGGCGGCATCGTCATGAAGCTGATCCAGGAAGTGATGTTCGGCGCGATTCTGGCATATGTTTTTTTTCATTGGTATAAAAAAGAGCACGCCGACTCGGATACCGATTTGCCGAATGCCGGTCAGGCGGGCGCTCCTTAA
- a CDS encoding GntR family transcriptional regulator, whose translation MWLPIELNEHSAEPLYRQIETQLRALIISGRLAEDTLLPSIRELAQMLKCSVITVRRVYQDLENEGLLRTRQGTGTFVAAVDTDIRDRQRLESVTAAFAAAVEAGLRVKCSEEEMTDIFQRVMKERMGLER comes from the coding sequence ATGTGGTTACCGATAGAGCTTAACGAGCATAGTGCGGAGCCGCTGTACCGGCAGATCGAAACGCAGCTGCGGGCGCTGATCATCAGCGGGCGGCTGGCTGAAGATACGCTTCTTCCTTCGATAAGGGAGCTGGCGCAAATGCTGAAATGCAGCGTCATCACGGTGCGGAGAGTGTATCAGGATCTGGAAAATGAAGGGCTGCTGCGGACGCGGCAGGGAACGGGAACGTTTGTCGCCGCCGTCGATACGGACATCAGAGACCGGCAGCGGCTCGAGTCGGTTACCGCAGCATTCGCCGCCGCCGTGGAGGCTGGACTGAGGGTGAAATGCAGCGAAGAGGAGATGACGGACATTTTTCAGCGGGTGATGAAGGAACGGATGGGGCTGGAGCGGTGA
- a CDS encoding ABC transporter ATP-binding protein codes for MRDNLAIHIEGVVQRRDRFKLGPLSLQVPQGCVTAIVGPNGSGKSSTFKLLLGLSKPDEGYLTMLGQRVDASDDAVLKRRIGYLSEEPFHQEDGMRGRQKADFVRQWYPDWNEILFNKLLSVFEVDPSLKLRRMSKGMRRKFELALIMAHEPELLLLDEPSSGLDPLAWKAMIDVFHRYMEPGTRTIVMATHIVEEVRRLADYIVFMHAGRVLGMYEKDELFSSWSRFFVETGSGLTAASGCAAAASEIPGGCQAEDAGGGVISLSTARPMEAERWLTEQGWTIRARRPMELDDIMEALIERDCREKRVPQGAGSPHRSGAG; via the coding sequence ATGCGGGACAACTTAGCTATACATATTGAGGGAGTCGTGCAGCGCAGAGACCGTTTCAAGCTGGGGCCGCTTTCGTTGCAGGTTCCGCAAGGGTGTGTGACGGCCATCGTCGGACCGAACGGATCGGGTAAAAGCTCGACGTTCAAGCTGCTGCTCGGTCTTTCCAAGCCGGATGAAGGTTACCTGACGATGCTCGGACAGCGAGTCGACGCCTCCGATGATGCGGTATTAAAGCGCCGCATCGGTTACTTGTCCGAGGAACCGTTCCATCAGGAGGACGGCATGCGAGGCCGTCAGAAGGCGGATTTTGTCCGGCAATGGTATCCGGATTGGAACGAAATCCTCTTTAACAAGCTGCTGTCCGTCTTTGAAGTGGACCCGTCGCTCAAGCTCAGACGCATGTCCAAAGGAATGCGGCGCAAATTCGAGCTGGCGCTCATTATGGCCCATGAGCCGGAGCTGCTTCTGCTTGACGAGCCTTCCTCGGGTCTCGATCCGCTCGCCTGGAAGGCGATGATTGACGTGTTTCACCGGTATATGGAGCCGGGGACCCGGACCATTGTGATGGCGACGCATATTGTCGAGGAAGTGCGGCGGCTTGCCGATTACATCGTCTTCATGCATGCGGGACGGGTGCTCGGGATGTACGAGAAAGACGAATTGTTCAGCTCCTGGTCCCGCTTCTTCGTCGAGACCGGCAGCGGTTTAACCGCGGCCTCAGGCTGCGCCGCAGCAGCTTCGGAGATTCCCGGCGGCTGCCAGGCTGAAGATGCGGGCGGGGGCGTCATAAGCTTATCGACCGCCCGGCCGATGGAAGCGGAGCGCTGGCTGACCGAGCAGGGCTGGACAATCCGTGCCCGCCGGCCGATGGAGCTCGATGACATTATGGAAGCGCTCATTGAGCGCGATTGCAGAGAAAAGCGCGTACCGCAAGGGGCCGGTTCACCGCATCGTTCCGGAGCGGGTTAA
- a CDS encoding ABC transporter permease: MNELLTVIGFTVRSKIKGKAFIVTTLIIAIILSVGINLPYIISQFNSGPGKATPVGYINGAAASQAGGYSESELGGALKKYFETKEEQDVEMVPIDDSGSAAGNETLLKQAVRDGKIKGYLTFSDNGSGFPAVTYNSEKVMESSVSGALKTALQDVKLESVLAQSGLTEAQRALLFSPVSVDSVQISAEGGAGSVGSGRSETEQGVNMGVVYIVIVLLFMTLMGTGNVIASEITMEKSSRVMEVLITSVAPLKQMFGKIIGMLIIGISQIAVYVIVLVLNMMLPTNKDAWASFDISLSDISPALLLYSLLLYVLGYFLYATLYAAVGSLVSRTEDLGQAVMPITFVALAAFYISIFSISRPDSMLVLVSSFIPFFTPFAMVLRIGVGDPPLWHVWVAIAELLAAIYLFGWLSAKIYRTGVLMYGKRPSIKELRKAMKAYKI, encoded by the coding sequence GTGAATGAGCTGTTAACGGTCATCGGATTTACGGTACGCAGCAAAATAAAAGGAAAAGCGTTTATTGTTACTACGCTGATTATTGCCATCATTTTGAGCGTCGGCATCAACCTTCCTTATATCATTTCCCAGTTTAATTCCGGACCCGGAAAAGCGACTCCCGTCGGCTATATTAATGGAGCGGCCGCTTCGCAGGCGGGCGGCTACAGCGAAAGCGAGCTGGGCGGCGCCTTGAAGAAGTACTTCGAGACTAAGGAAGAACAGGACGTGGAGATGGTCCCGATTGACGATTCGGGATCGGCGGCCGGCAACGAAACGCTTCTCAAGCAGGCGGTCCGCGACGGCAAAATCAAAGGCTACCTGACGTTTTCCGATAACGGAAGCGGTTTTCCGGCCGTCACCTACAATTCCGAGAAGGTGATGGAGAGCTCGGTTTCGGGCGCGCTCAAGACGGCGCTGCAGGACGTGAAGCTGGAGAGCGTACTCGCCCAGTCCGGGCTGACGGAAGCGCAGCGGGCGCTGCTGTTCTCGCCGGTCAGCGTCGATTCCGTGCAAATCTCTGCGGAAGGCGGAGCGGGCTCGGTCGGCAGCGGCCGCAGCGAAACCGAGCAGGGAGTTAACATGGGCGTCGTTTATATTGTGATTGTGCTGCTGTTCATGACGCTGATGGGAACGGGCAATGTCATTGCGAGCGAGATTACGATGGAAAAAAGCTCGCGCGTCATGGAGGTGCTCATTACGAGCGTTGCGCCGCTCAAGCAGATGTTCGGCAAAATCATCGGCATGCTCATCATCGGCATCTCGCAAATCGCGGTTTACGTCATCGTGCTCGTGCTGAACATGATGCTGCCGACGAACAAGGATGCGTGGGCGAGCTTCGATATTTCGCTCTCGGACATCAGTCCCGCGCTGCTGCTGTACTCGCTGCTCTTGTATGTGCTCGGTTATTTCCTGTACGCCACGCTGTATGCGGCCGTCGGCTCGCTCGTCAGCCGCACCGAGGATCTTGGGCAGGCGGTCATGCCGATCACGTTTGTTGCGCTTGCGGCATTTTATATCAGCATCTTCAGCATCTCCCGCCCGGACAGCATGCTTGTCCTTGTCAGCTCCTTCATCCCGTTCTTTACGCCGTTTGCGATGGTGCTGCGCATTGGAGTCGGCGACCCGCCGCTCTGGCACGTATGGGTTGCGATTGCGGAGCTTCTGGCCGCCATCTACCTGTTCGGCTGGCTGTCCGCCAAAATTTACCGCACCGGCGTACTCATGTACGGCAAGCGCCCGAGTATTAAAGAGCTGCGCAAGGCGATGAAGGCGTATAAGATTTAA
- the coxB gene encoding cytochrome c oxidase subunit II, whose amino-acid sequence MMNRWHAAKRLWPMLTAMALLLSACGRADISALNPQGPVAEEQFDLMKLAILIMIVVVVIVFVLSFYVIVRYRRRPGDKSIPVQVEGNHKLEIIWTVIPLILLFILAVPTVKSVFGLATDYTKDNNAVQVIVTAHQYWWEFEYPQYGIKTAQQLMIPTGKTISAQVKSADVIHSFWIPSLAGKIDANPGSNVNTMYFSAPEEGVYMGKCAELCGPSHALMDFKVTAVDEASFERWVEAMKQPAVMPADPNVAAVFENQCLSCHAVGDKGSPLYPNLTGIGDRSTVAGILTNTDDPKYSNEGTTYDNLKRWISDPQAVKPGNIMPKVGLTEEEIDGIAKYLSEYKLDEKP is encoded by the coding sequence ATGATGAATCGATGGCACGCTGCAAAACGGCTTTGGCCCATGCTTACGGCGATGGCGCTGCTGCTTTCCGCTTGCGGACGGGCCGACATCTCGGCTCTGAATCCGCAAGGACCTGTTGCAGAAGAGCAGTTCGATCTGATGAAGCTGGCAATCCTGATTATGATCGTCGTCGTCGTCATTGTATTTGTGCTTTCCTTCTATGTCATCGTTCGTTACCGCAGACGTCCGGGGGACAAATCGATCCCGGTCCAGGTGGAAGGCAACCACAAACTGGAAATCATTTGGACGGTCATCCCGCTTATTCTGCTCTTTATCCTCGCCGTCCCGACCGTTAAATCCGTGTTCGGCCTCGCAACCGATTATACGAAGGACAATAATGCGGTGCAGGTCATCGTCACCGCCCATCAGTACTGGTGGGAATTTGAATATCCGCAGTATGGAATCAAGACGGCCCAGCAGCTGATGATTCCGACCGGCAAAACGATTTCCGCGCAGGTCAAATCAGCCGATGTCATCCATTCCTTCTGGATTCCATCCTTGGCCGGCAAGATCGACGCGAACCCCGGCAGCAACGTTAATACGATGTATTTCAGTGCGCCCGAAGAAGGCGTTTATATGGGAAAATGCGCAGAGCTGTGCGGACCGTCGCATGCGCTCATGGACTTCAAGGTGACGGCGGTGGACGAAGCCTCCTTCGAGCGCTGGGTCGAGGCGATGAAGCAACCGGCCGTTATGCCGGCGGATCCCAATGTCGCGGCCGTGTTCGAGAATCAATGCCTGTCTTGCCATGCTGTGGGCGATAAAGGCTCTCCCTTGTACCCTAACCTGACCGGAATCGGGGACCGTTCCACAGTGGCCGGCATTCTGACGAATACCGACGATCCGAAATACAGCAACGAAGGCACAACCTACGATAATCTGAAACGCTGGATCAGCGATCCGCAGGCGGTCAAACCGGGCAACATCATGCCGAAGGTCGGATTGACGGAGGAGGAAATCGACGGGATCGCCAAATATTTATCCGAGTACAAATTGGATGAGAAGCCATAA
- a CDS encoding cytochrome C oxidase subunit IV family protein, which translates to MAGSEYSESPKPGKRYRHEGPRKHIIAYFFSILLTLIAFATVIAGEINTSFVYILLIVMAILQVIIQMSFWMHMKDRGHLFPIIGILGGVFVAFTLVVTAEYWTWW; encoded by the coding sequence ATGGCGGGCAGCGAATATTCGGAATCTCCCAAACCCGGAAAACGATACCGGCACGAAGGCCCCCGAAAGCATATCATCGCTTACTTTTTTTCCATTCTGCTCACGCTGATTGCTTTCGCAACGGTTATTGCCGGGGAAATAAACACTTCGTTCGTTTATATTTTGCTTATCGTCATGGCCATTCTGCAGGTCATTATCCAGATGTCGTTCTGGATGCATATGAAGGACCGCGGCCACCTGTTCCCGATCATCGGCATTTTAGGCGGCGTGTTTGTAGCGTTCACGCTCGTCGTGACGGCTGAATATTGGACGTGGTGGTAA
- a CDS encoding DUF420 domain-containing protein gives MSIYTLFPTISTSFIVISAILVAIGWRLAIRRRLDEHKKVMIAAAVAAIIFFIIYASRTILVGNTEWGGPDNLEKYYVFFLVFHIILATVAAVFGITTLVLGFREKFAKHRKWGRTTSVIWFFTAITGVAVYVLLYVMYPGGHTKPMIDAIFGL, from the coding sequence ATGTCGATTTATACGCTTTTTCCTACAATCAGCACCTCCTTTATCGTCATCAGCGCCATTCTGGTCGCGATCGGCTGGCGCCTCGCCATCCGGCGCAGACTGGACGAGCACAAGAAGGTGATGATTGCGGCCGCTGTCGCAGCGATAATCTTCTTTATCATTTATGCGTCGCGCACGATTTTGGTCGGGAATACGGAATGGGGCGGTCCGGATAATCTGGAAAAATATTATGTCTTCTTTCTCGTATTTCATATTATACTGGCGACCGTGGCTGCCGTCTTCGGCATTACGACGCTCGTTCTGGGATTTCGCGAAAAGTTCGCCAAACACCGCAAATGGGGCCGGACGACGTCCGTGATCTGGTTTTTCACCGCGATTACGGGTGTGGCCGTTTATGTGCTGCTGTATGTCATGTATCCCGGAGGCCATACGAAACCGATGATCGACGCCATATTCGGTCTGTAA